A window from Rhinolophus sinicus isolate RSC01 linkage group LG01, ASM3656204v1, whole genome shotgun sequence encodes these proteins:
- the CHRNG gene encoding acetylcholine receptor subunit gamma, whose amino-acid sequence MHRGQRQLFLLPLLAICLGAQGRNQEERLLADLMRDYNPHLRPAQRDSDVVNVSLKLTLTNLISLNEREEALTTNVWIEMQWCDYRLRWDPRDYEGVWVLRVPSTMVWRPDVVLENNVDGVFEVALYCNVLVSPDGCVYWLPPAIFRSACPVSVTYFPFDWQNCSLIFQSQTYSTNEINLQLSQEEGQTIEWIFIDPEAFTENGEWAIRHRPAKMLLDRVAPAEEAGHQKVVFYLLIQRKPLFYVINIIAPCVLISSVAILIYFLPAKAGGQKCTVAINVLLAQTVFLFLVAKKVPETSQAVPLISKYLTFLLVVTILIVVNAVVVLNVSLRSPHTHSMARRVRKVFLRLLPQLLRMHLRPLAAVAVQDARPRLQNGSSTGWSITSGEEAALCLPRSEVLFRQRQRNGLVRAALEKLEKGPEPGQSQELCGSLKQAAPAIQACVDACNFIARARRQQSHFDSGKEEWFLVGRVLDRVCFLAMLSLFVCGTAGIFLMAHYNRVPALPFPGDPRPYLPD is encoded by the exons AGCTGTTCCTCCTGCCACTGCTGGCTATCTGCCTGG GAGCCCAGGGCAGGAACCAGGAAGAGCGTCTGCTGGCAGACCTGATGCGTGACTACAACCCCCACCTGCGGCCCGCCCAGCGTGATTCGGACGTGGTGAACGTCAGCCTGAAGCTCACCCTCACAAACCTCATCTCCCTG AACGAGAGAGAGGAGGCCCTCACCACCAACGTTTGGATAGAGATG CAGTGGTGTGACTATCGCCTTCGCTGGGACCCACGAGACTACGAAGGCGTGTGGGTCCTGAGGGTGCCCTCCACCATGGTGTGGCGGCCAGATGTCGTGCTGGAGAACAA TGTGGATGGCGTGTTCGAGGTGGCTCTGTACTGCAATGTGCTTGTGTCTCCTGACGGTTGCGTCTACTGGCTGCCGCCCGCCATCTTCCGCTCCGCCTGCCCTGTCTCCGTCACCTACTTCCCCTTCGACTGGCAGAACTGCTCGCTCATCTTCCA ATCCCAGACCTACAGCACCAACGAGATCAATTTGCAGCTGAGCCAGGAAGAGGGTCAGACCATTGAGTGGATTTTCATTGACCCTGAGGCTTTCACAG AGAACGGGGAGTGGGCCATCCGGCACCGGCCGGCCAAGATGCTGCTGGACAGGGTGGCGCCGGCCGAGGAGGCGGGTCACCAGAAGGTGGTCTTCTACCTGCTCATTCAGCGCAAGCCCCTCTTCTATGTCATCAACATCATTGCGCCCTGTGTGCTCATCTCGTCTGTCGCCATCCTCATCTACTTTCTTCCTGCCAAGG CGGGCGGCCAGAAGTGTACCGTCGCCATCAATGTGCTCCTGGCCCAGACCGTCTTCCTCTTCCTTGTGGCCAAGAAGGTGCCCGAGACCTCCCAGGCAGTGCCACTCATCAGCAA gTACCTGACCTTCCTCCTGGTGGTGACCATCCTCATTGTGGTGAATGCTGTGGTCGTGCTCAACGTGTCATTGcggtccccccacacacactccatgGCCCGCCGGGTCCGCAAG GTGTTCCTGCGGCTCCTGCCCCAGCTGCTGCGGATGCACCTTCGCCCGCTGGCCGCAGTGGCTGTGCAGGACGCTCGGCCCCGGCTGCAGAATGGCTCCTCCACTGGGTGGTCAATCACCAGTGGGGAGGAGGCGGCTCTCTGCCTGCCTCGCAGTGAAGTCCTCTTCCGGCAGCGGCAGCGCAATGGGCTGGTGAGGGCAGCACTGGAGAAACTAG AGAAAGGCCCGGagccagggcagagccaggagttgTGTGGCAGCCTGAAGCAGGCTGCCCCAGCCATCCAGGCCTGTGTGGACGCCTGCAACTTCATTGCCCGCGCCCGACGCCAGCAGAGTCACTTTGACAGT GGCAAGGAGGAGTGGTTCCTGGTGGGACGCGTGCTGGACCGTGTCTGCTTCCTGGCCATGCTCTCCCTCTTCGTCTGCGGCACTGCTGGCATCTTCCTCATGGCCCACTACAACCGGGTGCCTGCCCTGCCATTCCCTGGAGACCCCCGCCCCTACCTGCCTGACTGA